One Gemmatimonadota bacterium genomic region harbors:
- the coxB gene encoding cytochrome c oxidase subunit II: MQTDFPLFPDQASSFAFHVDALYFGILALCVFFALLVVILVVIFAIKYQRKSDDEVPRQIAGHLGLEIFWTAIPAVLALGVFVWATVLYFHLITPPPNAMEIYVVGKQWMWKLQHPEGKKEINELHVPLGESVRLTMTAEDVLHSFYIPAFRVKKDVVPGRYTNLWFKATQVGSYHLFCAEFCGTEHSRMIGTVHVLEPQDYEAWLTGGTANEPMEVAGERLFEQYACHTCHKMDGTGRGPSLAGLFGKTVALEGGGTALVDEAYIRESILNPSAKIMAGYKPIMPTFKGQISEEGIIQLIAYIKSLKAPELTSME, from the coding sequence ATGCAGACTGATTTTCCTCTCTTTCCAGATCAAGCTTCGAGTTTTGCCTTTCACGTTGACGCGCTTTATTTTGGCATTTTGGCACTGTGCGTATTTTTCGCGCTCTTAGTCGTCATTTTAGTCGTCATTTTTGCGATTAAGTACCAGCGCAAATCGGACGACGAAGTGCCGCGACAAATTGCGGGGCATCTCGGTCTGGAGATATTTTGGACCGCCATTCCGGCTGTGCTCGCGCTGGGTGTATTCGTGTGGGCAACCGTATTGTATTTCCATCTAATTACACCCCCGCCAAACGCCATGGAAATATATGTGGTAGGCAAACAGTGGATGTGGAAATTGCAACATCCAGAAGGCAAAAAGGAGATTAACGAATTACATGTACCTCTGGGTGAATCGGTGCGTCTGACCATGACAGCGGAAGATGTGTTGCACAGTTTTTATATCCCCGCCTTTCGCGTCAAAAAGGATGTGGTGCCCGGGCGATATACCAATTTGTGGTTTAAAGCAACGCAGGTCGGTTCGTATCATCTGTTTTGCGCCGAATTTTGCGGCACCGAGCATTCGCGTATGATTGGTACAGTACATGTCCTGGAGCCTCAAGATTACGAAGCCTGGTTGACGGGCGGGACTGCGAATGAGCCAATGGAAGTAGCCGGAGAAAGATTATTTGAACAATACGCCTGTCATACCTGTCACAAAATGGATGGGACGGGACGCGGACCATCCCTGGCGGGTCTTTTTGGCAAAACAGTGGCTCTGGAAGGCGGCGGTACTGCATTGGTTGACGAAGCCTATATTCGAGAATCAATTCTGAATCCTTCCGCCAAGATCATGGCCGGATACAAACCCATTATGCCAACTTTCAAAGGTCAGATCAGCGAAGAAGGGATCATTCAGTTAATCGCCTATATCAAATCACTGAAAGCCCCCGAACTCACGAGCATGGAGTGA
- a CDS encoding SCO family protein: MRVLFACITLMCFARGAWAQDLTPNPTVLDSVGIDQRLGASVPVNLKFRDESGTDVMLARYLDEHPVILVPAYYECPMLCTQILNGLLSGLRPLSLNAGRDFLVVTFSIDPDEYSELAAAKKVNYVDGYGREGGETGWHFLTGEQASIDALTRAIGYRYIYDPETDEYVHASGIAILTPNGKIARYLFGVEFAPRDLRLGLLEAAQDQISSPIDAILLYCFQYNPLTGKYTLAIYRLVRIAGVITVICILTFIFIMVRRERSPLRAN, from the coding sequence ATGCGCGTTTTATTCGCTTGTATTACGCTGATGTGCTTCGCCAGAGGCGCGTGGGCACAAGACCTCACGCCGAATCCCACAGTACTGGATTCCGTTGGGATTGACCAGAGGTTGGGCGCATCTGTACCAGTAAATTTGAAGTTCCGCGATGAATCGGGAACAGATGTTATGCTGGCGCGATATTTAGATGAGCATCCCGTTATTTTAGTGCCCGCATATTATGAATGCCCCATGTTGTGTACGCAGATTTTGAATGGTTTGTTGTCGGGATTGCGCCCTTTATCGCTCAATGCCGGACGGGATTTTTTGGTGGTGACATTTAGCATTGATCCCGACGAATATTCAGAATTGGCAGCGGCAAAAAAGGTGAATTACGTCGATGGATATGGTCGAGAAGGTGGAGAAACTGGATGGCATTTTCTCACTGGAGAACAGGCATCAATAGACGCATTGACCAGGGCCATTGGATATCGCTACATATACGATCCAGAAACAGACGAATACGTTCACGCCAGTGGGATTGCAATTTTGACGCCCAACGGAAAGATCGCCCGGTATCTATTTGGGGTCGAATTTGCACCGCGAGATTTGCGACTGGGGCTTTTGGAAGCCGCACAAGATCAGATCAGTTCCCCGATAGATGCGATTTTGCTATATTGTTTTCAATACAATCCATTGACGGGCAAATATACGCTGGCAATTTATCGCCTGGTTCGCATTGCCGGTGTGATTACTGTAATTTGTATTTTAACATTTATTTTTATTATGGTGCGCCGAGAGCGGTCGCCATTACGGGCAAATTAA
- a CDS encoding DUF3341 domain-containing protein codes for MAENLYGLLAEFDGPDELLKAAKDSYAEGYRKMDAYSPMPIHDLSESMGYDKHRVPIIVLICAILGACSGFGLQYWVSVIDYPLNVGGRPLLSWPSFIPVTFELGVLFSAFGALIGMLILNGLPRPYHPVFNVPNFERASGDGFFLCIEAEDPKFDTSETRAFLESLKAKKVDDVEP; via the coding sequence ATGGCTGAAAATTTATACGGTCTTTTGGCCGAATTTGATGGTCCCGACGAATTGCTCAAAGCTGCGAAAGATTCATATGCAGAAGGGTATCGCAAGATGGATGCTTATTCTCCAATGCCGATACACGATTTGTCGGAATCAATGGGCTATGACAAACATCGCGTACCCATCATTGTATTGATCTGTGCGATTCTCGGTGCCTGTTCCGGCTTTGGGCTTCAGTACTGGGTATCTGTAATCGACTATCCGCTCAACGTAGGAGGAAGGCCCCTTTTGAGCTGGCCTTCTTTTATTCCCGTGACATTTGAACTCGGCGTGCTATTTTCCGCTTTCGGTGCATTGATCGGCATGCTCATCCTCAATGGTTTGCCGCGTCCCTATCACCCGGTTTTCAATGTCCCAAATTTTGAACGCGCCTCTGGTGATGGGTTCTTTTTGTGTATCGAAGCCGAAGATCCCAAATTTGACACTTCCGAAACCCGTGCATTTCTCGAGAGCCTGAAAGCAAAAAAGGTAGATGATGTCGAACCGTAA
- a CDS encoding cytochrome c yields the protein MMSNRKLATWVKIAHPVRWFVVLALFVAMGCEGTTDIERLRQEMYNQSRFEPLEKNTFFADQRSSRPWIKGTVARGHLRTDAHLYTGIVDGKPAETFPFPITRDVILRGRERYNIYCSPCHGYEGDGRGMVVRRGMKQPPSYHIERLQNETPGYFFDVMTNGFGAMYSYASRIKPRDRWAIIAYIQALQLSQNATLDDVPADARQRLENE from the coding sequence ATGATGTCGAACCGTAAATTAGCTACTTGGGTAAAAATTGCCCATCCCGTGAGATGGTTTGTAGTGCTCGCACTCTTTGTGGCAATGGGATGTGAAGGCACGACAGATATCGAGCGTTTGCGGCAAGAAATGTACAACCAGTCGAGATTTGAACCGCTGGAAAAAAATACTTTTTTCGCGGATCAAAGGTCATCTCGACCATGGATAAAAGGCACAGTTGCACGCGGACATTTGCGTACAGACGCGCATTTATATACCGGGATAGTAGATGGTAAACCAGCGGAAACTTTTCCCTTTCCCATTACGCGCGATGTGATTCTCCGAGGCAGAGAACGCTACAATATCTATTGCTCCCCATGTCACGGATATGAAGGCGATGGACGTGGGATGGTGGTGCGGCGCGGCATGAAGCAACCTCCATCATACCATATTGAGCGGCTACAAAATGAGACACCGGGTTACTTTTTTGATGTCATGACCAATGGTTTTGGCGCAATGTATAGCTATGCATCGCGTATCAAACCGCGAGATCGATGGGCTATTATAGCCTATATTCAGGCGTTACAACTGAGCCAAAACGCCACGCTGGACGATGTCCCTGCTGATGCGCGTCAGCGGCTTGAAAATGAGTAG